Genomic segment of Mycobacterium botniense:
ACGCCACCAGTGATCCCGATACCTTCAAAAAGCTTCGCAACAGTTTCGACCTGATCCTCAACACGGTGTCGGCGAACCTGGATCTCGGCGACTACCTGAAGCTGCTTGACGTCGACGGCACGCTGGTTGAACTGGGCATCCCCGAACACCCCATGCCGGTGCCCGCGTTTGCGCTGGCGCTAATGCGGCGCAGTCTGGCCGGGTCGAATATCGGCGGTATCGCTGAGACCCAGGAAATGCTGGACTTCTGCGCCCAGCACGGCGTAACTCCCGAAATCGAGCTCATAGAGCCCGATTACATCAACGAGGCCTACGAGCGGGTACTGGCCAGCGATGTGCGCTACCGTTTCGTCATCGACACCTCAAGCCTGCGGGCCGCCTGAGACGGGATCGGACCAGCCGCGTGGCTCAGCCGGGCGTGACACCCGCGCCGTCACCGCATTCGGTGCGGCTCGGGTCGACGCCCGCCAACGGCCAGCCCGCAGCAGCGAGTGTGGCCGCCACCCGATTGATGTTCTCCGGGCCGGCGTCGTAATGGGTCATGTCCGAGATGAAGGCGGCGATTTCGTCACGGTCTATCTGACCGTCTGCCAGCGCCGCAGACCCCCCGGCGGTGATGTTGCGCACCACCTCTTTGATCTGCTCCTCGGTCAGCGGTGTGCTGCGTAACAACGCCAGCAAGGGCACCCGATCCGGTCCCGGGACACCGTCGGGATAGCCGGCTTGCAGCCACCGCAATACCGAACGCAGAAACGACGTGGTGGCCACAACGTCTAGTCTGGTGTTAGCAGCGGCGTCGGCGCCACTGTGGCGCCGCACATTTCATGCGATTCATAATCCGTTCACGGCTGTGCCACAGTGAGCGCGCCGAGCAGCCTGTTTAGAAGTCCCAGTCCTCGTCTTCGGTGACGACGGCTTTGCCGATCACATACGACGAACCCGATCCGGAGAAGAAATCGTGGTTTTCGTCGGCGTTAGGCGAGAGCGCCGACAGGATCGCCGGGTTGACGTCGGTCTCGTCCCGGGGAAACAGGGCCTCGTAGCCCAGATTCATCAACGCCTTATTGGCGTTGTAGCGCAAGAACTTCTTGACGTCTTCGGTCAGCCCGACTTCGTCGTAAAGATCCTGGGTGTACTCCACCTCGTTGTCGTAGAGCTCGAAGAGCAGCTCGTAGGTGTAGTCCTTGAGCTCTTGCCGTTTCGCCTCATCGACCAGTGCCAGACCGCGCTGGTATTTGTAACCGATGTAGTAGCCGTGCACAGCCTCATCGCGGATGATTAGCCGAATCATATCGGCGGTGTTGGTCAGTTTGGCGCGGCTCGACCAGTACATCGGCAGGTAGAACCCGGAGTAAAACAGGAAGCTCTCCAGCAGGGTGGAGGCCACTTTGCGCTTGAGCGGTTCGTCGCCGCGGTAGTACTGCATGACGATCGCCGCTTTACGCTGCAAGTTGGGGTTCTCCTCCGACCAGCGGAAGGCGTCATCGATCTCGGCGCTCGAGCACAGCGTGGAGAAAATGTTGCTGTAACTGCGCGCATGCACCGACTCCATGAATGCGATGTTGGTGTACACCGCTTCCTCATGCGGGGTCAGCGCGTCGGGGATCAAACTGACGGCCCCGACCGTGCCCTGGATGGTGTCCAGCAGCGTCAGCCCGGTGAACACCCGCATGGTCAACTGCTGTTCGCTGGCGGTCAGTGTGCCCCACGACGGGATGTCATTAGACACCGGAACCTTCTCCGGCAGCCAGAAGTTCCCGGTCAGCCGGTCCCAGACTTCGGCGTCTTTCTCGTCCTGCAGCCGGTTCCAGTTGATCGCCGAAACCCGGTCGATCAGTTTTGCGTTTTCAGTCACGCGAACCCCACTTCATTGGACGGTTCATTTGGCCACGCTCAGAGTTCACACACTACCCCTGGGGGCCGACAAGCCGGCGCAACACAACACCTAGTGTCGCACGCGTGTCCTCGGCTTGCCGATGACGCTGCGCGCTAACACCGCTCGTCGCCGGTTACTCAGCGACGGCAAGTGCGGCACGGTCGGCTGCCGCACCGGTGCCCACCCCGAAGAACTGGTACTCGCCGAGTTTCAGCGAACGGGTGCCCGCCCAGTATTGCCAGGTGTAGCCACCCCAGAGCACCCGGTTGTTGCCGTGCTCGTCCAGATACCAGCTGCGGCAGCCGCCGGTGTTCCATACCGAGCGGGCCAGTTTGTGTTGGAGCTCGGCATTGAATCGGTCTTGGGCTTCACGGGTCGGCGCCAGCGCCTGCGCGCCGAGCCGGTCGCACACCGCGATGGCCTCGGCGACATAACGGATCTGGGATTCGATCATGAAGACCACCGAGTTGTGTCCGAGTCCGGTGTTGGGCCCGAGCAGGAAGAAGAGGTTGGGTACGTCAGCGACGGTGATCCCGCGATGAGCGGCCAGTCCCTCCCGATTCCAGCGGTCAACCAGGTCTTCACCGTGCATCCCCTTGATCTGTACATAGGTGAAGGAGTCGGTGACGTGGAAGCCGGTGGCGAACACGATCACATCCACGCGACGCTCGGTACCGTCGGCCGTCACGATGCCGTCGGGTGTGATCCGGGTGATGCGGTCGGTGATCAGCTCGGTCTTGGGATCCGCGACAGCCCGATAGTAGGTCGACGAGTTCAGGATGCGCTTGCACCCGATCCGGTAGCGGGGAGTGAGCTTGCGGCGCAGCTCGGGGTCTTTCACCGATCGGCGGATATTCCATTTGGCCAGGGCTTCGATGATTTTGAGCGTCGCGGGCCGTTTGGTCATGCCGTAAGCCAACGCCTCCTGGCCCCAGTAGATGGCCGTCCGCAACGCCAGCGCCAGACCGGGGATGTTCGTCAGGGCGCGGCGCAGCCTTTCCGGCAGTTCCTCGTTAGTCCGCGGCACCACCCACGCCGGTGTGCGCTGGTAAAGCTGCAGTTGGCCGACCCGGTCGATGATCTCGGGCACGATCTGAATGGCACTGGCACCGGTGCCGATCACCGCGACTCGTTTACCGGTCAGATCGACGCTGTGATCCCATTGCGCGGAATGAAAAGCGGCGCCGCGGAACTCGTCACGGCCTTCGATGTCAGGTATGGACGGGATATGCAGCGCGCCGGCCCCCGAGATGAGGAACTGGGCAACGTATTCCCGGCCGTCGACGGTGAACACGTGCCAGCGGTACTCCTCATCGTCCCAATGCCCGCGGTCGACGAGGGAGTTGAACACGATGTATCGGCGCAGCCCGTATTTGTCGGTGACCCCCTTGAGGTAGTCCCAGATCTCGTCCTGATACGAAAACAGGTGTTTCCAGTCCGGCTTGGGTTCGAACGAGAACGAATAGAGGTGCGACGGGATGTCGCATGCGCAACCCGGGTAGCTGTTGTCACGCCACGTGCCACCGACCTCATCAGCCTTCTCCAGGATGAGGAAGTCCACTCCCTGGCGCTGCAGCGCAATCGCCATACCCAGCCCGGAGAACCCGGTGCCGATGATGAGCGCGCGGGTGTGCACAGGTGCCCGTCGGGTCGCTCGGTCAGCGGCCAGCTCGGCTACGGTCATCGCAATGGGTCCTTCCTGGGAACGCCGGTACCGGGTACTTCGGCACGTCCAGTCTGTCGGCTCCTGCGGGGACTGTCAATGTCGCTGGTCGGTGTAGCGCGGCTGTCAGCAGAACCGTCGACTTGCGGTGCGTGGGCGGCGCCTGGAGGCGGTGCGCACCGGGGCCGTGCCTGGGCGCGATACGGCCGGCGCCGCTCAGGGACCGCCGGTGGACTGGCCGGCGGCTAGCCCGCCGCAGTCTTGCGCGGCACAGCGCTGTGCAGGGGAAGGTCAGGATCGTACTGAATACCCAGCACGTCGGCGGTGCCGTCGATGACGCCCATCATGATGGTCGTCAGATGCGCGATGAACTGGTCGCGGGGCATCCGACGCGGGCTGTCAGGTTTAGGCCCGAGCCACCAGTCCGTGGCCGACGCCGCCGAACCGAAAGCGGCGAACGCGGCAAGTTCGATCGCGGCGCGATCCAGCTCCATCTCCCGCAGCTCGTTGTTGAACATTTCCGCCATCGCCAGTGTGATCTCGCGCCCCTCGTTCAAGGTCCGCACCGTCGCCTCGGACTGCTCCGGAAAACGGCCCTGGATGAAGAACCGCAGCACATTGGGATGCTGGTCGACCAGGCTGACATACTCTTCGACACTGCGCCGAATGATCTCGCGAACCGAATTGGTGGCGAAGTCAACTGAGGGGAAGATCGCCGCCCACAGCATGTCACGGAGGCGCTCACCGATCGCCTGGAACAGATCGGATTTGTCGTTGAAGTGGCGGTAGATCTTGGGTTTGGCGGTGCCAGCCTCTTCGGCGATCTCTCGGACACTCAGCGCGGGGCCCAGCCGGTCGATAGCCCGGAAGGCGGCCTGGACGATCTCGCCGCGTACTTTCTTACGGTGCTCGCGCCAGCGTTCGCTGCGCGCATCGACCTTTCGCCCGGGGTCCGCGCCGGGCCTGGCTCTGGCCGGCCTGGGTCTGGCAACTTTGCGCACGTCAAGCACCTTACCGCGTCAGGGCCACTGACCAGGCCAGACCCGGCGTGCCAGATTCCGGTGCCCGACCGTCGTATGCCGCGGTGGTCCGCACGGTCCAGGCGACGTCGGCGCTTTCGCCCGGCGTGAATCCCGCGACGCGACACGCCGCAAAGCCGTCGCCAGATTCACAGTGGGCCGATCTGGGTGGCCGATGGTTCGCGCATCGCTTACAGCGCGCAGGACACGCAGCCTTCGACCTCGGTGCCTTCCAGCGCCATCTGCCGCAGCCGGATGTAGTACAGCGTTTTGATCCCCTTGCGCCAGGCGTAGATCTGCGCCTTGTTCACGTCGCGCGTGGTCGCGGTGTCCTTGAAGAACAACGTCAGTGAAAGCCCCTGGTCGACGTGCTGGGTGGCCGCGGCATAGGTGTCGATGATCTTCTCGTAGCCGATCTCGTAGGCGTCCTGGAAGTACTCCAGGTTGTCGTTGGTCATATACGGTGCCGGATAGTAGACCCGGCCGATTTTGCCTTCTTTACGGATCTCGATCTTCGACACGATCGGGTGGATCGAGCTGGTGGAGTGGTTAATGTAGGAGATCGACCCGGTCGGCGGCACCGCCTGCAGATTCTGGTTGTAGATACCATGCTTTTGCACCGACGCCTTCAGCTCACGCCAATCGTCCTGGGTCGGGACGTGGATGCCGGCATCGGCGAACAGCTTTCGCACCTTGGGTGTTTTGGGTTCCCACACCTGATCGGTGTATTTGTCGAAAAACTCCCCTGTCGCGTACTTGGACCGCTCGAAACCCGTGAAATGCGTGCCGCGTTCGATGGCGATTTTGTTCGACGCGCGCAGCGCGTAGTAGCACACCGTGTAGAAATAGATATTGGTGAAGTCGATCGCCTCTTCGGAGCCGTAGAAGATGCGCTCCCGGGCCAGATAACCATGCAGGTTCATCTGCCCCAACCCGATCGCATGGGCCTCGCTGTTACCCTTCTCGATCGAGGGTACCGACCAGATGTGGGTTTGGTCCGATACAGCCGTCAACGCGCGGACCGCCACCTCGATGGTCTGTGCGAAATCGGGTGAATCCATCGTCTTGGCAATGTTCAGCGATCCCAGGTTGCACGAAATATCTTTGCCCACTTTCGCATACGACAGATCGGCGTTGAACTGCGACGGGGTTGACACCTGCAGGATCTCCGAGCACAGGTTGGAGTGGGTGATCTTACCTGCGATCGGGTTGGCGCGATTTACCGTGTCCTCGAACATGATGTAGGGGTAGCCGGACTCGAACTGCAGCTCGGCGAGCGTCTGGAAGAACTCGCGGGCCTTGATCTTGCTCTTGCGGATGCGCGGATTGTCCAGCATCTCGTAGTACTTTTCGGTCACTGAGATATCAGCGAACGGCACCCCGTAGACCCGTTCGACGTCGTACGGCGAGAACAAATACATGTCATCGTTGCGCTTAGCCAGTTCGAAGGTGATGTCGGGGATGACCACGCCCAGGCTCAACGTCTTGATCCGGATCTTCTCGTCGGCGTTCTCCCGTTTGGTATCCAGGAACCGGTAGATGTCGGGGTGATGCGCGTGCAGGTACACCGCACCGGCGCCTTGACGAGCCCCGAGCTGGTTGGCGTAAGAGAACGAGTCCTCGAGCAGTTTCATGATGGGGATGACGCCCGAACTCTGGTTTTCGATGTTTTTGATCGGCGCACCGTGTTCACGAATGTTGCTCAGCAGCAGGGCAACTCCCCCGCCACGCTTGGAGAGCTGCAGCGCGGAGTTGATGGCCCGGCCGATTGACTCCATGTTGTCCTCGATGCGCAACAGAAAGCAGCTCACCGGTTCACCGCGCTGTTTCTTGCCGGAGTTGAGAAACGTCGGGGTCGCCGGCTGGAAGCGCCCGTCGATGATCTCGTCGACGAGTTTCTCGGCCAGCTCGGTGTCACCGTCGGCCAAAGTGAGCGCGACCATGCACACCCGGTCCTCGAACCGCTCCAGATAGCGTTTCCCGTCGAACGTTTTCAGGGTGTAGGACGTGTAGTACTTGAAAGCGCCCAAAAACGTCGGGAACCGGAACTTCTTGGCGTAGGCGCGGTCGAACAGGGACTTGACGAAGGCGCGCGAGTACTTCTCGAGCACCTCAGGCTCGTAGTAGTTCTGCTGGACAAGGTAATCGAGCTTCTCATCCAGGTCGTGGAAGAACACCGTGTTCTGGTTGACATGCTGGCGGAAAAATTGGTGTGCCGCCTGGATGTCCTTGTCGAACTGAATTTTGCCGTCCGGGCCGTACAAATTCAGCATGGCATTCAGCGCGTGGTAGTCGGTCTCCTCATGCGCCGAAGCACGTCCGGTGGACGTTACCGGCTCTGCAGCTGTGGCAGTCGGTGGCACGTTTCATCCTTCCAGAAGTCAGCCAGACCGGCGCGGACGGCTTGCACGTCCTCGTCGGTTCCCATCAGTTCGAAGCGGTAAAGATATGGAACGCCGCATTTGCGGGAGATCACCTCGCCGGCGTAGCAGTACTCCGCACCGAAGTTGGTGTTGCCTGCCGCGATCACGCCCCGCAACAGCGCTCGGTTACGTTCGTTGTTCAAAAAGGCGATCACCTGCTTGGGCACGTAACCCCCGGCATTGAGGTCCGGGCTGGCGCGCCCACCGCCGTAGGTCGGCAATACCAGCACATAGGGCTGGTCGACCTCGATGCGGCCGTGCAGCGGTATCCGCGTGGCGGGGATGCCCAGCTTCTGCACGAAGCGGTGGGTGTTCTCCGACACGCTGGAGAAATACACCAGGCTGCGCGACTGCACGATGCACCTCCTGTTCCGGGCCGCCTATGCGCTCAGCGCGGCGCCCGCGAGCGCCTTGATGCGGTCGGGCCGAAAGCCTGACCAGTGCTCATTTCCCGCGACCACGACAGGGGCCTGGAGATAGCCCAGTGCCATGACATAGTCACGCGCCTCGGGATCGAGCGTGATATCGACCGTCTCGTAGGCGATGCCCTGTTTGTCCAGTGCCTTGTACGTCGCGTTGCATTGCACGCAGGCGGGCTTGGTGTAGACGGTGACGCTCATCGGCTCGACAACTCCTCTGCACACTACGTGGAGAACTGGGCACGGGCTGGCAACTAGTCGGGTATTGCTGCTGTACTGTCGGCCGGCCGGCCGCCAAGACGCCGGATCCCCGTCGTCCGCTGCCATGTCCACGGACATGGTGATCCCGGACTCCGGGAATCTCGCCGAGCCGGACTCAGCTCGGCGTACCTGGCGCCTACCGGCGTTCAAAACACTACACCTAGTGGGTGACAATAAGAAGAGGTACAAGATATTCGGAACAACATTCATGAAATTCCCTGGTCGTAAGCTACTGCGCGCCCGCGCATCGGCGTGTCGTAGATCACAATTGGACAACGCCGCCCGGTAGGTCCGCGGTCGGCCGGGTTCGACACCGGCCACCCGTGCCACCCCGCCGCGACGTCCGCCCCGACGGCCCGACAGCAAAGCCCTCAGCTCGGGGTGGTACCCACCTCGGCGGCAAGCTTGCGAACCACTTCGCGCACACGGGCCACCAGCCCGGCATCGTCTCGCGGATGCTTACCGTCCAGCGACGCCAGCGGTATCGACAACGTGATCGACTCGATCACTCTGGGCCCGGCGATGCCGAACGACTTGCGGGTTTCCTCGTGCGCCCACACCCCGCCGTACCGGCCCATCGATCCGCCGATGACCGCCAGCGGCTTGTCCTTCAGCGCGCTGTTGCCGAACGGTCGAGACAGCCAGTCGATCGCATTCTTGAGCACACCCGGGATGCTGCCGTTGTACTCCGGCGTCACCACCAGCGCGGCATCGGCGCCGGCCGCCGTGTCGCGCAGGGCGGTCACCGGCGGGGCACGTCCGTGCCATTGTCGATGTCCTCGTTGTACAACGGCAGTTCGCCCAGCCCCTCAAACACGGTGACGGTGACGCCATCGGGTGCGGTGTCCGCCGCCAGCTCGGCGATCTCGCGGTTCAACGAGGCCGCACGCAAGCTCCCCACGAGCGCCACAATGGTGATGCCGGACATCCTCGGATCCCTTCGCCGACCGGTCGCCATCCTCGCACAGCCCGAACCGGATTAGGGTCCGAGCCGGGCCGGTGCCATGGTGGCATCGCTCAAGGAGCAAGAGCGCAACCGTGCGCGGGCCTTCAGATTGCGCCCGCCGCCGTGGGCCCGGGCGCGACCCCGATGTGCAGGCCGACACATCGCTCGCGCTGCTCGACGCCGACCATGTCGACCATCAGCTCCGAGCGCAACCGCACGCTACAGACCCTCGGCGACGCCTGGGAGAGCCTGGCGCGCAAGCTGTGCGGCACATGACCTTCCGTGCGGTCCTGCCCTATCGAGCTGGTCGCCGGGAGTGGACTGCTCTAGCGGGGCGGCGCCGTACCGGGCCGCAGCGCGTGCGTGAAGAACACGTTCACCTGGCGCATCACCAGGCTGTAAGGCCACCACGCCACCCGTTTGAAGGTGTACAGCGCGCGGATATCCGCCGACGTGTAGATCAGGAAACGGTTTTTCCTCACCCCGGCCAGAATCTTGTCGGCTGCTCTCTCCGGCGAGACGGCGTGGCCGCTGAAGCGGTCCACCCAGCGACGCACCCGAGGGTCCTCGCGGTCGACGCCGGCGATCTCGACGGTGTTGACCAGCGGCGTGTTCACCGCGCCCGGCACCACGACCGACACCCCGATGCGATGCCGGGCCAAGTCGAAGCGCAGCACCTCGGAAAGCCCGCGCAACCCGAACTTGCTGGCGCTGTAGGCGGCATGCCAGGGCAGGGCGATCAACCCGGCCGCTGAGGACACGTTGACCAGATGCCCGCCCCGGCCTGCGGCCATCATCGGCGGAAGAAACGTCTCGATGACGTGGATCGGGCCCATCAGGTTGATCGCGACCATCGTGGTCCATTGCTCGTGGGTGAGCTGGTCGACGGTGCCCCAGGCCGAAACACCGGCGATGTTCATCACGATGTCCATGGCCGGATGCCGGGTGTGAATATCCGCACCGAACACCGCGACCTCGCGATAGTCGGCGATATCGAGCGCCCGATACTCGGCCACCCGGGCGCCCAGCGCATCTGCGTCGGCCACGGTCTGCGCCAGACCGTCGGCGTTGCGGTCGGTGAGGTACAGTTCGGCGCCGGCGGCGGCGAGTCGCAAGGCGGTGGCGCGGCCGATGCCGCTGGCGGCGCCGGTGAGCAAACAACGCTTCCCGGCAAAGTACCCGGCGGGATTTCGGCCACGCGTCGAGTGCATGGCGGTGACGATACCGAGGCGACCGCGGCGCGCAGATGTGGGCGGCTAGTTTGCGGGATTGCCGCCCGTGCCCCCCCACAGCGCGGTGAGCCACAACTGTTCAAGCACCCGTATCCCCCGCTGCACATCGCCGTCGGGGCCTACAAATGAGCTGTCCCCGGACAACATCAACGCGGTGGTGGCCGCCAGCGTGCGCACCAGGGCCGGGATATCGTCGCTGATCGGATGTGCGGTGCCGGCGGCGATCTCCTCCTCGACGAGGCCGATAATCCGGTCGATCACCCGGTCGACCTGGTGGTCGAGAATCTCGCGGATCTCGGCGTCGGTATGGCGCGCGGCATGGCACGCCGACATCACCGGGTCGTTGCGCGCGTAGACGGCAGCCGCGCTTCCCACCATCCTTTTGGCGAAGGCCGCGGGTGACTCGTCGGGGCCGCGAGGCGCGAAATATTGTGTCAGTTCCTCGAGTTCGTGGGTCGCTTCGGCCAGAATCTGCGCGAGTACCGCGTATTTGGAGTCGAAGTAGAAGTAAAAACCCGAGCGCGCGACACCGGCGCGGTCGCTGATCGTGCTGACCGAGAGTTGCGAGAACGGTTTTTCCTCCAGTAGCTCGCGCACCGCCTGCAGGATCGCCTGCCGTTGCCGGTCACCGCGCCGGGTCGGGACTGACGCCGCGCGATGCTCCGCGGCGGGCCCGCGCGCGTCCTGCTCGATAGTCACTCCCCGACCTTGCACCACACCATCAGAAAAGGAAACTTGACAGCCGTCAAGTCTACTCGGAGGATGGTCGTCAGTGACGGCTGCCACAGCGGTTTCCGGTATCCGTGATGAGGAGCGTCGATGGCTACGATCAGCACCCCGCGCTATCTACTCGACCAGGCCAAGCGCCGGTTCACGCCGACGCTCAACAACATTCCGGGGATGGGAGCGATCGAGAAACGGCTGCTCGCCCATGAGTGGAAGACGAAGGTGCTGGCCGAACCACCGGCGGGCAGCGGCCTGAAACCTGTGGTGGGCGATTCGGGGCTGCCCATCCTCGGTCACATCATCGAGCTGTTCCGCGAGGGCCCCGACTATCCGCTGTTTCTGTACCGGACCCGCGGTCCGGTGATTTTCGTCGACTCGCCGATCATGCCGTCCATTACCGCCTTGGGACCCGACGCCACACAGGCCGTGTTCACCAACAAGAACAAGGACTTCTCGCAGAAGGGCTGGCACCCGGTGATCGGCCCGTTCTTCAACCGCGGCCTGATGCTGCTGGACTTCGACGAGCACCTTTACCACCGGCGCATCATGCAGGAGGCCTTCACCCGCACCCGGCTGGCCGGATACGTCGAACACATCGACCGGGTCGCCTCCCACGTGGTGGCCAACGACTGGGTCACCAACGACGCACGGTTCCTGTTCTACCCGGCGATGAAGGAGCTCACCCTCGACATCGCGTCACTGGTGTTCATGGGGCATGAGGTGGGTGCCGACAAGGCGTTGGTGGCCACGGTCAACAAGGCATTCACGACGACAACCCGCTCAGGCGGGGCGATCATCCGCTACCCCGTGCCGCCGTTTAAGTGGTGGCGGGGGCTGCGGGCGCGCCGGGTACTCGAAGAGTATTTCACCGAACGCGTCAAGGAACGCCGCCACGCCCAGGGCGCCGACATGCTGACGGTGCTCTGCCACACCGAGGACGAGGACGGGAACAGCTTCTCCGACGAGGACATCGTCAACCACATGATCTTTTTGATGATGGCCGCCCACGACACCTCGACGTCGACGACCACCACCATGGCCTACCACCTGGCCGCCCACCCGGAATGGCAGGAGCGTGCCCGCGACGAATCGGACCGGCTCGGCGACGGCCCGCTGGACATCGAGGCGCTGGAGAAGCTGGAAACGCTCGACCTGGTGATGAACGAGTCGCTGCGGATGGTGACCCCGCTGCCGTTCAATATGCGCCAGACCGTGCGCGACACCGACCTGCTGGGCTACTACGTGCCGGCGGGCACCAATGTGACGATCTGGCCGGGCATGAACCACCGGCTGCCCGAGCTGTGGACCGAGCCGGACAAGTTCGACCCGGAACGCTTCGCCGAGCCGCGAGCCGAACACAAGAAACACCGCTACGCGTTCGCCCCGTTCGGCGGCGGCGCGCACAAGTGCATCGGGATGGTGTTCGGCCAGCTGGAAATCAAGACCGTGATGCACCGGCTGCTGCGCCGGTACCGGCTGGAGCTGCCCCGGCCCGGCTACCGGCCGCGCTGGGACTATGGCGGCATGCCCGTTCCGATCGACGGCATGCCCATCGTGTTGCGCCCACTGTAATTCGCGGCGCACGCAGACGCGCCGCAGGCTACGTCGCCGTCAACAGCCGGTTGGCGCAGGCGATCACCGCACCCAGCGCCGACTGAGTCGTCTCCGTCGACCAGCCCATTGCCCACTCCACCCGCGACCCGTCGGTGCCGCAGATGAAAGTCGCAGTACAGTCGGCCGACCGCATCTGGTGGAACTTGAGCATCTCCACCGCAATACCGCGCTGGTGCAGCATCGCGGTGAGGGCCGCCACCGGGCCACTCGCGGCGACTGTCGCCGTGTTGGAGTGCTCGCCGATCGCGATCACCGCGCGGAAACTGCGCGGTTGCGGACCCAGACGACTAGCGGGTCGCTCGGCGTCGGCGCAGGACCAATACCGCAGCCGCACGGGGCCGCCGGTCCGGCCGTATGTCGCCACGAACGTCTCCCACGGCATCGCGCCGGCCTGCTCACGCAGACCGCGCGGTAACGGCGCGCCGAACCGGTCGGTGAACCATGCGTTGGCGCACCACCGCCGCGATGCAGTGGGGTTGGGGGCTGGTTTCAGCGAGGAAACTGTCATGTGCCGGTCTTCTCTGGTCAGCAGGGGCGACCGACGGGCAGCAGCTTCTGACCCACAGCGGGGGGTCGGTCCGAATCAGACCCCGCTGCGGGTACTGGCTACTACTGCCCGATCGACAAGACAGTGCACGAACGCCGAGATTAGACGCTTCCCCCGCCCCGACGCAACCAGCGTCTTCTCCCGATCGGGGTGTGCTGGCGAGTTTCACCTGCGCGTGACCCCGGCCCGCACCAGGATCGCAGCCCGGCGAAACTGACCGCTCGGCCACACCGGCGCGCAATTGGGTGTACAACGGTGCACGTGGCTGCTCTGGGCGTCAACGCCGCCGGGTCTGGTTCCGGCCGCGGACTCCTGCGGGCGGTGCATGCGCTGGTCTCGCCCGAGCCATCGGCAGGCGCGGTGCGGGTCTGTCGCAGACCACCCGACACGGTGGGTGTGCGGACTCGACGCGCCACGTCGTGCCCGGCGATGCCCGTGGCTAAACGGTTACCAAAGACCACCCCTGCCGATCCTTCCCCACCACGGTGATCAGCCGTGCACGAGCTGTCTTTGTGCCAGGCCATCGCCGCTGTGGTCAAGCCCTACGCCAACGGCCGGCATGTGCAGGTGGTGCGTGTTCGGATCGGCGCTCTTCGCCAGGTGGTTCCCGACTCGTTGTCGTTTTGCTGGACGCTGGTGCGCGACTATGAGGACATGCCCGACGCTGAACTGGAACTGGAATTGGTCAGCGCCGAGGTGAAGTGCCGCGGCTGCGGCCGGCAGTCGACGATCACCTCCCGGTGGTCGCTGCTGTGCCCGTCCTGCCAGAGCGCCGACGTCGAGGTGC
This window contains:
- a CDS encoding flavin-containing monooxygenase, which encodes MTVAELAADRATRRAPVHTRALIIGTGFSGLGMAIALQRQGVDFLILEKADEVGGTWRDNSYPGCACDIPSHLYSFSFEPKPDWKHLFSYQDEIWDYLKGVTDKYGLRRYIVFNSLVDRGHWDDEEYRWHVFTVDGREYVAQFLISGAGALHIPSIPDIEGRDEFRGAAFHSAQWDHSVDLTGKRVAVIGTGASAIQIVPEIIDRVGQLQLYQRTPAWVVPRTNEELPERLRRALTNIPGLALALRTAIYWGQEALAYGMTKRPATLKIIEALAKWNIRRSVKDPELRRKLTPRYRIGCKRILNSSTYYRAVADPKTELITDRITRITPDGIVTADGTERRVDVIVFATGFHVTDSFTYVQIKGMHGEDLVDRWNREGLAAHRGITVADVPNLFFLLGPNTGLGHNSVVFMIESQIRYVAEAIAVCDRLGAQALAPTREAQDRFNAELQHKLARSVWNTGGCRSWYLDEHGNNRVLWGGYTWQYWAGTRSLKLGEYQFFGVGTGAAADRAALAVAE
- a CDS encoding TetR/AcrR family transcriptional regulator, whose amino-acid sequence is MLDVRKVARPRPARARPGADPGRKVDARSERWREHRKKVRGEIVQAAFRAIDRLGPALSVREIAEEAGTAKPKIYRHFNDKSDLFQAIGERLRDMLWAAIFPSVDFATNSVREIIRRSVEEYVSLVDQHPNVLRFFIQGRFPEQSEATVRTLNEGREITLAMAEMFNNELREMELDRAAIELAAFAAFGSAASATDWWLGPKPDSPRRMPRDQFIAHLTTIMMGVIDGTADVLGIQYDPDLPLHSAVPRKTAAG
- the nrdF gene encoding class 1b ribonucleoside-diphosphate reductase subunit beta: MTENAKLIDRVSAINWNRLQDEKDAEVWDRLTGNFWLPEKVPVSNDIPSWGTLTASEQQLTMRVFTGLTLLDTIQGTVGAVSLIPDALTPHEEAVYTNIAFMESVHARSYSNIFSTLCSSAEIDDAFRWSEENPNLQRKAAIVMQYYRGDEPLKRKVASTLLESFLFYSGFYLPMYWSSRAKLTNTADMIRLIIRDEAVHGYYIGYKYQRGLALVDEAKRQELKDYTYELLFELYDNEVEYTQDLYDEVGLTEDVKKFLRYNANKALMNLGYEALFPRDETDVNPAILSALSPNADENHDFFSGSGSSYVIGKAVVTEDEDWDF
- the nrdE gene encoding class 1b ribonucleoside-diphosphate reductase subunit alpha — its product is MPPTATAAEPVTSTGRASAHEETDYHALNAMLNLYGPDGKIQFDKDIQAAHQFFRQHVNQNTVFFHDLDEKLDYLVQQNYYEPEVLEKYSRAFVKSLFDRAYAKKFRFPTFLGAFKYYTSYTLKTFDGKRYLERFEDRVCMVALTLADGDTELAEKLVDEIIDGRFQPATPTFLNSGKKQRGEPVSCFLLRIEDNMESIGRAINSALQLSKRGGGVALLLSNIREHGAPIKNIENQSSGVIPIMKLLEDSFSYANQLGARQGAGAVYLHAHHPDIYRFLDTKRENADEKIRIKTLSLGVVIPDITFELAKRNDDMYLFSPYDVERVYGVPFADISVTEKYYEMLDNPRIRKSKIKAREFFQTLAELQFESGYPYIMFEDTVNRANPIAGKITHSNLCSEILQVSTPSQFNADLSYAKVGKDISCNLGSLNIAKTMDSPDFAQTIEVAVRALTAVSDQTHIWSVPSIEKGNSEAHAIGLGQMNLHGYLARERIFYGSEEAIDFTNIYFYTVCYYALRASNKIAIERGTHFTGFERSKYATGEFFDKYTDQVWEPKTPKVRKLFADAGIHVPTQDDWRELKASVQKHGIYNQNLQAVPPTGSISYINHSTSSIHPIVSKIEIRKEGKIGRVYYPAPYMTNDNLEYFQDAYEIGYEKIIDTYAAATQHVDQGLSLTLFFKDTATTRDVNKAQIYAWRKGIKTLYYIRLRQMALEGTEVEGCVSCAL
- a CDS encoding DUF3349 domain-containing protein is translated as MATTSFLRSVLRWLQAGYPDGVPGPDRVPLLALLRSTPLTEEQIKEVVRNITAGGSAALADGQIDRDEIAAFISDMTHYDAGPENINRVAATLAAAGWPLAGVDPSRTECGDGAGVTPG
- the nrdI gene encoding class Ib ribonucleoside-diphosphate reductase assembly flavoprotein NrdI, which encodes MQSRSLVYFSSVSENTHRFVQKLGIPATRIPLHGRIEVDQPYVLVLPTYGGGRASPDLNAGGYVPKQVIAFLNNERNRALLRGVIAAGNTNFGAEYCYAGEVISRKCGVPYLYRFELMGTDEDVQAVRAGLADFWKDETCHRLPQLQSR